A region from the Campylobacter subantarcticus LMG 24377 genome encodes:
- a CDS encoding type II toxin-antitoxin system RelE/ParE family toxin, producing the protein MSGYSANPECDLFTNELNVILAFIMKKESIKAKNAFKDDLYKVLKKLDFMPCKFRKSLAFDDESVRDFIFKGYVIPYKIDKEKDLIIILGIYKENLPNF; encoded by the coding sequence GTGAGTGGATATAGTGCAAATCCAGAATGCGATTTATTTACAAATGAATTAAATGTTATTTTAGCCTTTATTATGAAAAAGGAAAGTATAAAAGCCAAAAATGCTTTTAAAGATGATTTATATAAGGTTTTAAAAAAGCTCGATTTTATGCCTTGTAAGTTTAGAAAGTCTTTAGCTTTTGATGATGAGAGTGTAAGAGATTTTATTTTTAAAGGCTATGTAATACCTTACAAAATAGACAAAGAAAAAGATTTAATTATTATTTTAGGTATTTACAAAGAAAACCTACCAAACTTTTAA
- a CDS encoding ImmA/IrrE family metallo-endopeptidase gives MTYKEIKDKTPYEILDLLEMKEPPFNPFEIAQKLGINVVKNLDFDKIDTEGQISVDDKGEPIIWINPLKNENRQRFTLAHELGHLANDILPSIENPIIDSYETLYRSNTYGGIETKANQFAAKLLMPLRQIEDFIAECRKTKPDLSAKEAIMLIASKFEVSKQAVFHRLKNVGLVKQDYVYPF, from the coding sequence ATGACTTATAAAGAAATAAAAGATAAAACCCCTTATGAAATTTTAGATTTATTGGAAATGAAAGAACCGCCATTTAACCCGTTTGAAATTGCTCAAAAATTAGGTATAAATGTAGTTAAAAATCTTGATTTTGATAAGATTGATACAGAGGGGCAAATTAGCGTAGATGATAAAGGCGAGCCTATTATTTGGATAAATCCACTAAAAAACGAAAATAGACAGCGTTTTACATTGGCACACGAATTAGGGCATTTAGCTAACGATATTTTACCTAGTATAGAAAATCCCATAATTGATAGTTATGAAACTCTTTATAGAAGTAATACATATGGTGGAATAGAAACTAAAGCTAATCAATTCGCAGCAAAATTGCTTATGCCTCTTCGACAAATAGAAGATTTTATAGCAGAATGTAGAAAAACAAAACCTGATTTAAGTGCAAAAGAAGCAATAATGCTCATAGCTTCAAAATTTGAAGTTTCAAAGCAAGCTGTTTTTCATAGACTTAAAAATGTAGGTTTAGTAAAACAAGATTATGTTTATCCTTTTTAA
- a CDS encoding helix-turn-helix domain-containing protein — MESNTNKDFLTIQEVVTLYNLSKETQSKYRMQKKIPYIKIGKKYFMRKQK; from the coding sequence ATGGAAAGCAATACAAACAAAGATTTTTTAACTATACAAGAGGTAGTTACGCTTTATAATCTAAGCAAAGAAACGCAAAGCAAATATAGAATGCAAAAGAAAATCCCATATATTAAAATCGGAAAAAAATATTTTATGAGAAAGCAAAAATAA
- a CDS encoding HicB family protein: protein MKKDINYYLNLPYKINLVRLEDGDYFAQFDDKELNKLVLMAGDGKTPNEAIEDLKNAFACYLEEALEKNEFIPEPMENDKSKNLAITLKNSLIDEIDFYSKKMGLSRSAFLAISAKAYIKNL, encoded by the coding sequence ATGAAAAAAGATATAAATTATTATTTGAACTTACCTTATAAGATTAATTTAGTAAGACTCGAAGATGGAGATTACTTTGCACAATTTGATGATAAAGAGCTAAATAAACTTGTTTTAATGGCAGGAGATGGTAAAACACCAAATGAAGCAATAGAAGATTTAAAAAATGCTTTTGCTTGTTATTTAGAAGAAGCTTTAGAAAAAAACGAGTTTATACCTGAACCTATGGAAAATGATAAAAGTAAGAACCTAGCTATCACTTTAAAAAATAGTCTTATAGATGAGATAGATTTTTATTCTAAGAAAATGGGCTTATCACGCAGTGCTTTTTTAGCTATTTCTGCTAAGGCATATATTAAAAATCTATGA
- a CDS encoding type II toxin-antitoxin system HicA family toxin yields the protein MSNKEKLIKELENNPKNASFANIEKLLSWYGYKLVSIKGSHHKFKKNGKSIIVPLHKPIKEIYVKQILKHLKGEK from the coding sequence ATGAGTAATAAAGAAAAGTTAATTAAAGAATTAGAAAATAACCCTAAAAACGCAAGTTTTGCCAATATAGAAAAGCTTTTAAGTTGGTATGGTTATAAACTTGTTAGCATTAAGGGAAGTCATCATAAGTTTAAGAAAAATGGAAAAAGTATTATTGTACCTTTGCATAAACCTATAAAAGAAATTTATGTAAAGCAAATACTAAAACACTTAAAGGGGGAAAAATGA
- a CDS encoding tyrosine-type recombinase/integrase yields the protein MAIDRKDYNIPIGKGTHLKRHKNKINAFLFRMQNGGKEKQHAFTIPLRPTWNENEYIRIALARAKEYENEFKKLFSGTYTLNSSILIKNLFEVFIKANYNIKDLNEQHKGHIRNLISIFNNHILEPLGNIHLDELTLYKVQEFYNDMKNKGLEPKTYNRAIKEVLNPMIKYAIKNKWINENVTLGLKLDKVQNKKLVTNPKGKYEAILNAILELYKDNSLYKALFLLIHSGRRRDEVLSLLWQNVDLERKTIFLPKTKNGEAQEYALDDECYKALKALKDEVKQDKGLVFVSSVSGKKISNLARQEIKIRELSGVREWTPHFSRHIKATLLIQNGVNPAVISGTLGHRDLSTINIYATNDTLKASQKANEALKKLQEE from the coding sequence ATGGCGATTGATAGAAAGGATTATAATATACCCATAGGAAAAGGAACACATCTAAAAAGACATAAAAATAAAATCAACGCCTTTTTATTTAGAATGCAAAACGGCGGTAAAGAAAAACAACACGCTTTTACCATCCCATTACGCCCTACTTGGAATGAAAATGAATATATAAGAATAGCACTTGCAAGAGCTAAAGAGTATGAAAACGAATTTAAAAAGCTTTTTAGTGGTACTTATACTTTAAACTCTAGTATTTTAATAAAAAACCTTTTTGAGGTCTTTATAAAGGCTAATTATAATATTAAAGATTTAAACGAGCAACACAAAGGTCACATTAGAAACTTAATAAGCATTTTTAATAATCATATTTTAGAACCTTTAGGAAATATACATTTAGATGAACTTACGCTTTATAAGGTGCAAGAGTTTTATAATGATATGAAAAATAAGGGATTAGAACCAAAAACATATAATAGAGCCATTAAAGAAGTTTTAAACCCTATGATTAAGTATGCTATAAAAAATAAATGGATTAATGAAAATGTTACTCTAGGTTTAAAACTTGATAAGGTGCAAAATAAAAAGCTTGTTACCAACCCTAAAGGCAAATACGAAGCTATTTTAAATGCTATTTTAGAACTATACAAAGACAATTCACTTTATAAGGCTTTGTTTTTACTTATACATAGTGGTAGGCGTAGGGATGAGGTTTTAAGTCTTCTTTGGCAAAATGTAGATTTAGAAAGAAAAACTATATTTTTACCAAAAACAAAAAACGGCGAAGCACAAGAGTATGCCTTAGATGATGAGTGCTATAAGGCTTTAAAAGCTTTAAAAGATGAGGTTAAACAAGATAAAGGCTTAGTCTTTGTTTCTAGTGTTAGTGGTAAAAAAATATCAAACTTAGCAAGACAAGAAATTAAAATAAGAGAGCTTAGCGGTGTAAGAGAATGGACGCCTCATTTTTCAAGGCATATAAAAGCTACTTTGCTAATACAAAATGGAGTTAATCCTGCCGTAATTAGCGGGACTTTGGGACATAGGGACTTAAGCACTATAAACATTTATGCAACTAATGATACGCTTAAGGCAAGTCAAAAAGCTAACGAGGCTTTAAAGAAATTACAAGAAGAATAA
- a CDS encoding TerC family protein codes for MFEWIFSVDAWVVLFTLTALEIVLGIDNIIFLAILVSKLPPEHRDKGRILGLAFAMLTRILLLLSLFWVMKLVTPLFSVLGNEISGRDLVLILGGLFLIVKSIKEIKESINHKEQEQSNIKISNKLWIVVAEIAVIDIVFSLDSVITAVGIAQDIEIMIIAVIMAVLVMLFASKPIADFIEKYPSIKILALAFLVMIGFVLVSEGFDIHIDKAYIYVAMVFSLVVEILNIISQKQNKD; via the coding sequence ATGTTTGAGTGGATTTTTAGTGTAGATGCTTGGGTGGTATTGTTTACCCTTACTGCTTTGGAAATTGTGCTAGGGATTGACAATATCATTTTTTTAGCGATTTTGGTAAGTAAGTTACCACCAGAACACAGAGATAAAGGGAGAATTTTAGGACTTGCTTTTGCAATGCTTACTAGAATTTTGTTGTTATTGTCTTTATTTTGGGTGATGAAACTTGTTACACCTTTGTTTAGTGTTTTAGGCAATGAAATTTCAGGTAGGGATTTGGTGCTTATACTCGGAGGTTTGTTTTTGATAGTTAAATCTATTAAAGAAATCAAAGAAAGCATTAATCACAAAGAGCAAGAACAAAGCAATATAAAAATTAGCAATAAATTGTGGATTGTAGTAGCTGAAATAGCTGTGATTGATATTGTATTTTCACTTGATAGTGTCATCACTGCTGTGGGTATTGCTCAAGATATTGAAATTATGATCATAGCGGTTATTATGGCTGTGCTTGTGATGTTGTTTGCTTCTAAACCAATTGCGGATTTTATTGAAAAATATCCTAGTATCAAGATTTTAGCTTTGGCGTTTTTAGTAATGATAGGTTTTGTTTTGGTAAGCGAAGGTTTTGATATTCATATAGATAAGGCATATATCTATGTGGCTATGGTTTTTTCTTTGGTGGTTGAAATTTTAAATATTATTTCACAAAAGCAAAATAAAGACTAA
- the purN gene encoding phosphoribosylglycinamide formyltransferase, which translates to MLIKLAVLFSGNGGNLENILEKLHQKTFGENTFEVVLCVCNKKEAYGIQRALKYGLNTKVIEHEKFTSREEFDAELVKTIKESQADLTVLVGFMRILSPVFTQEIKAINLHPSLLPLFKGAHAIQESYESDMKVAGISIHWVNEELDGGKIIAQKAFEKGKLNFEDFEAKIHALEHELLPEAIVQIFENN; encoded by the coding sequence ATGCTTATAAAATTGGCAGTTTTATTTAGTGGCAATGGAGGCAATCTAGAAAATATTTTAGAGAAATTACACCAAAAAACTTTTGGAGAAAACACCTTTGAAGTGGTTTTATGTGTGTGCAATAAAAAAGAAGCTTATGGCATACAAAGAGCTTTAAAATATGGTCTTAACACAAAAGTCATAGAGCATGAAAAATTTACTTCAAGAGAAGAATTTGATGCAGAGTTGGTAAAGACTATAAAAGAAAGTCAAGCAGATTTAACTGTATTGGTAGGGTTTATGCGAATTTTAAGCCCTGTTTTTACGCAAGAAATAAAGGCTATTAATCTTCATCCATCTTTACTTCCATTGTTTAAAGGCGCTCATGCTATTCAAGAAAGCTATGAAAGTGATATGAAAGTTGCAGGCATTAGCATACACTGGGTCAATGAAGAATTAGATGGTGGAAAAATCATCGCGCAAAAGGCCTTTGAAAAAGGAAAGTTAAATTTCGAAGACTTTGAAGCTAAAATTCACGCACTAGAACATGAGCTTTTACCTGAAGCAATTGTGCAAATTTTTGAAAATAATTAA
- a CDS encoding bifunctional ADP-dependent NAD(P)H-hydrate dehydratase/NAD(P)H-hydrate epimerase: MKAICKDNISYEKQLIEKGLDEFLMMENAGVELANFIKKKSKKIHNAKILFLLGTGGNGADGLVAIRHLKKASAYVLAYKKSTIFLKQEQILQNIGFEFLQEEPCFEDFDIIVDCVFGSGLNKALDEKLQGIIQKISQSKAIKIACDIPSGLGQDVCFKADYTLCMGVVKEKLLEDFAKEFVGKIKIAHLGLKIQVQNTSGFLLERKDLKLIQKKCSFNKGDLGHVYIFANKSAGTLAGLGALEFGSGLVSLVAKESFSPLLMLKDTIESKINAAAIGMGLNDLSILKDERLQSIPLVLDANCFQNADLTLYLNRKDVVLTPHPKEFSMLLKLCMNKNIQVEEIQKKRFFYVKEFSKKFECVLVLKGANPIIAQKDKLFVVNCGNEALAKAGSGDVLSGMIAALLGAKFSALEAAKNAVLAHALVAKNYKKNKNSFDALKLVKGLKCL, translated from the coding sequence ATGAAAGCCATATGTAAAGATAATATTTCTTATGAAAAACAGCTGATTGAAAAAGGATTAGATGAATTTTTGATGATGGAAAATGCAGGCGTTGAACTTGCAAATTTTATCAAGAAAAAAAGCAAAAAAATACACAATGCTAAAATTTTATTTTTACTCGGCACAGGCGGCAATGGAGCCGATGGGCTCGTAGCTATTCGACACCTTAAAAAAGCATCTGCTTATGTTTTGGCGTATAAAAAAAGCACAATCTTTCTCAAACAAGAACAAATTTTGCAAAACATCGGTTTTGAATTTTTACAAGAAGAACCTTGTTTTGAAGATTTTGACATCATTGTTGATTGTGTTTTTGGAAGTGGTTTAAATAAAGCCTTAGATGAAAAGTTACAAGGAATTATTCAAAAAATCTCTCAAAGTAAAGCAATAAAAATTGCTTGCGATATTCCTAGTGGGCTTGGACAAGATGTGTGTTTTAAAGCAGATTATACACTTTGTATGGGGGTAGTCAAAGAAAAGCTTTTGGAAGATTTTGCAAAAGAGTTTGTAGGAAAAATCAAAATCGCACATTTGGGATTAAAAATTCAAGTACAAAATACATCGGGCTTTTTACTAGAGAGAAAAGACTTAAAGCTTATTCAAAAAAAGTGTAGTTTTAACAAAGGTGATTTAGGTCATGTATATATTTTTGCCAATAAAAGTGCAGGTACTTTAGCTGGACTTGGGGCTTTAGAATTTGGTTCGGGTTTGGTTTCTTTAGTAGCAAAAGAGAGTTTTTCACCTTTATTGATGTTAAAAGACACTATTGAAAGTAAAATAAATGCAGCTGCTATAGGCATGGGTTTAAATGATCTAAGTATTTTAAAAGATGAAAGATTGCAAAGTATTCCTTTGGTATTAGATGCAAATTGTTTTCAAAATGCTGATTTAACTTTGTATTTAAACAGAAAAGATGTGGTTTTAACGCCTCATCCTAAAGAATTTTCTATGCTTTTGAAATTATGCATGAATAAAAATATCCAAGTTGAAGAAATTCAAAAGAAGCGATTTTTTTATGTTAAAGAATTTAGTAAAAAATTTGAATGCGTTTTAGTTTTAAAAGGAGCAAATCCTATCATTGCCCAAAAAGATAAGCTTTTTGTGGTAAATTGCGGCAATGAGGCTTTAGCAAAAGCTGGAAGCGGAGATGTGTTAAGTGGTATGATCGCTGCTTTGCTTGGAGCTAAATTTAGTGCTTTAGAAGCTGCGAAAAATGCGGTATTAGCACATGCATTAGTGGCTAAAAATTACAAGAAAAACAAAAATAGTTTCGATGCTTTAAAATTGGTAAAGGGGTTAAAATGCTTATAA
- the rmuC gene encoding DNA recombination protein RmuC produces the protein MENILTALLAVVVLAFVWYVFKSQKEKAKLEFLNQTNLTLQDQISILESEKKSLMEKNSTLLEEKINYLSKSEALEAKLAQKEHTQQELLNMHLKERAELRDEYTQTLLKLEEKYKQNLIELKQELEQNLQKQNTNILNQNKLMLNEDAKKILEEIFLPVKKSVKEYSEKLAQNETSIKTQIEYMFKFSQNMGENADKLAKVLKGDKKIRGNFAELQLKSVLENSGLVEGVQYKLQERFQKDGKTYIPDAVVLLDKQKSIIIDAKFSLPSDFGFEEVSKNTCLDLAYNLKARIDELAKKPYMQYDKHTYEFVLLFIPYQNILDLILSVDFEIYQYAYKKKVYLTTPNTLFMALNTINISWKNTQSNENILKAFEELGKFHDKFAGVLEDFEKIKDNIKRLNSNVDNMQTKLTHGSGNIASRVIKLKELGAKTQKLIACEAGNESHM, from the coding sequence ATGGAAAACATTTTAACAGCACTTTTGGCGGTTGTAGTTTTGGCTTTTGTATGGTATGTGTTTAAAAGTCAAAAAGAAAAAGCAAAGTTAGAATTTTTAAACCAAACTAATTTAACATTACAAGATCAAATTTCTATTTTAGAATCAGAAAAAAAATCACTTATGGAGAAAAATTCAACTTTATTAGAAGAAAAAATAAACTATTTGTCAAAAAGCGAAGCTTTAGAGGCAAAATTAGCGCAAAAAGAACACACCCAACAAGAACTTTTAAATATGCACTTAAAAGAACGTGCAGAATTAAGAGATGAATACACTCAAACTTTGCTAAAACTAGAAGAAAAATATAAACAAAATTTGATAGAGTTGAAGCAAGAATTAGAGCAAAATTTACAAAAACAAAATACTAATATATTAAATCAAAACAAGCTTATGCTGAATGAGGATGCGAAAAAAATCCTAGAAGAAATCTTTTTACCGGTTAAAAAAAGTGTTAAAGAATACAGTGAAAAACTTGCCCAAAATGAAACAAGCATTAAAACACAAATTGAGTATATGTTTAAATTTAGTCAAAATATGGGTGAAAATGCGGATAAATTAGCTAAAGTTTTAAAGGGTGATAAAAAAATTCGTGGTAATTTTGCAGAGTTGCAACTTAAGTCTGTTTTGGAAAATAGTGGTTTAGTAGAAGGTGTGCAGTATAAACTGCAAGAGAGATTTCAAAAAGATGGTAAAACCTACATTCCTGATGCGGTAGTGCTTTTAGATAAACAAAAAAGCATTATTATAGATGCAAAATTTTCACTACCGAGTGATTTTGGTTTTGAGGAGGTTAGTAAAAATACTTGCCTTGATTTAGCATATAATCTAAAAGCGAGAATTGATGAATTAGCCAAGAAACCTTATATGCAGTATGATAAGCATACTTATGAGTTTGTTTTACTTTTTATACCTTATCAAAACATTCTAGATTTGATTTTAAGCGTAGATTTTGAAATTTATCAATATGCTTATAAAAAAAAGGTATACTTAACCACACCAAATACTCTTTTTATGGCACTAAATACGATAAATATTTCATGGAAAAACACCCAAAGTAATGAGAATATCTTAAAGGCCTTTGAAGAGCTTGGAAAATTTCACGATAAATTTGCTGGCGTTTTGGAAGATTTTGAAAAGATCAAAGATAATATTAAAAGATTAAATTCCAATGTGGATAATATGCAAACAAAACTTACTCACGGAAGTGGTAATATTGCTTCAAGGGTGATAAAGCTTAAAGAATTAGGTGCTAAAACTCAAAAACTTATAGCTTGCGAGGCTGGTAATGAAAGCCATATGTAA
- a CDS encoding NYN domain-containing protein, translating into MDNKSVAIFIDAENIPSKYAKSIFDIASDYGEIIIKRIYGDWTQKNIQNWKEQIGQYSIIAMQQFNFTANKNSSDMYLITEIMSIFYEKDIDIFVIVSSDSDYTSLIQRLKESKKQVIGMGLKQAVKSYVNSFSEFFYLDQNESKEKVLSTKEYIKDLINITEALIEEKGRAEYAQIRTNMSRKHANFIPQNFGFKNFRALVKEFLPQMKQFKEGNEKNIYFLIEKTKG; encoded by the coding sequence ATGGACAATAAAAGTGTAGCAATATTTATTGATGCAGAAAATATTCCATCAAAATATGCAAAATCGATTTTTGATATCGCTTCTGATTATGGGGAAATTATCATCAAGCGTATTTATGGAGATTGGACGCAAAAAAATATACAAAATTGGAAAGAGCAAATTGGTCAGTATTCTATTATAGCTATGCAACAATTTAATTTTACTGCTAATAAAAACTCAAGTGATATGTATTTAATCACTGAAATTATGAGTATTTTTTATGAAAAAGATATTGATATTTTTGTAATTGTTTCTAGTGATAGTGATTATACTAGTTTAATTCAAAGACTTAAAGAAAGCAAAAAGCAAGTTATAGGTATGGGATTAAAACAAGCTGTAAAATCTTATGTTAATTCCTTTAGTGAATTTTTTTATTTAGATCAAAATGAATCTAAAGAAAAAGTATTAAGTACCAAAGAGTATATTAAAGATTTGATCAATATCACAGAAGCCTTGATAGAAGAAAAGGGTCGTGCAGAATATGCTCAAATTCGCACCAATATGAGCAGAAAACATGCGAATTTTATCCCGCAAAATTTTGGTTTTAAAAATTTTAGAGCCTTAGTAAAAGAATTCTTACCACAAATGAAACAATTTAAAGAAGGCAATGAAAAAAACATTTATTTTCTGATTGAAAAAACAAAAGGGTAA
- a CDS encoding YifB family Mg chelatase-like AAA ATPase yields the protein MKKLRCASFSTELDIIDVESTFTRGLPSFSIVGLANSTIKESTERVKATLLSQNFNFPAQKITINLSPSDIPKNGSHFDLAIAILILFQKENLDDFFVFGELGLDGSIKSTASLFSILLFLSAKVQNAKVVVPKAIAQKASMIPNLTIYSLENLTQAIDFFKAKNYENYHINSAHPLFENAIEINNQKYIKNSIYPYDFKEVKGQENAKFACIIAALGMHNILFEGSPGSGKSMCAKRLPFIMPPQSLKEILAQNAYKSLNSLDDDFSASRVFRSPHHTSTRASIFGGGTKNAKIGEIALANGGVLFFDEFPHFSKQIIESLREPLEDFKILISRVNAKVIYETKFLFACAQNPCPCGNLFSKSLACCCQEIEIKKYKNKISSPILDRIDLYVAMDEISHEDKTSLSSEQMSKMVFKGFLFQKQRKQEEFNAKLNDEQMKQFCILDSSANEILQKAISSYNLSQRGINKTIKVARTIADLEQSELILKTHILKALSFRMRTT from the coding sequence ATGAAAAAATTAAGATGTGCGAGTTTTTCTACAGAGCTTGATATTATCGACGTAGAATCAACTTTCACAAGAGGTTTACCAAGCTTTAGTATAGTAGGTCTTGCAAATTCTACCATCAAAGAAAGCACAGAAAGAGTTAAGGCGACTTTATTAAGTCAAAATTTCAATTTTCCAGCACAAAAAATCACTATCAATCTTAGTCCTTCAGATATACCTAAAAATGGCTCTCATTTTGATTTGGCTATTGCGATTTTGATTTTATTTCAAAAAGAAAATTTAGATGATTTTTTTGTTTTTGGAGAACTTGGATTAGATGGAAGTATTAAAAGTACTGCTAGTTTATTCTCTATCTTACTTTTTTTAAGTGCAAAAGTACAAAATGCCAAAGTAGTAGTACCAAAAGCCATAGCACAAAAAGCTTCGATGATACCTAATCTAACAATTTATTCTTTAGAAAATTTAACACAAGCAATAGATTTTTTTAAAGCAAAAAATTACGAAAATTATCATATAAACAGTGCTCATCCTTTATTTGAAAATGCCATAGAAATTAATAATCAAAAATATATAAAAAATTCTATTTACCCTTATGATTTTAAAGAAGTTAAGGGTCAAGAAAATGCTAAATTTGCTTGTATAATAGCAGCTTTGGGTATGCATAATATTTTATTTGAAGGTAGTCCAGGTAGTGGTAAAAGTATGTGTGCTAAAAGACTTCCTTTTATCATGCCGCCACAAAGTTTGAAAGAAATTTTAGCCCAAAATGCCTATAAGTCATTAAATTCTTTAGATGATGATTTTAGTGCTAGTAGGGTTTTTAGAAGTCCTCATCATACAAGTACTAGAGCTAGTATTTTTGGCGGAGGAACCAAAAATGCCAAGATAGGAGAAATAGCACTTGCAAATGGAGGAGTTTTGTTTTTTGATGAGTTTCCTCATTTTTCAAAACAAATCATAGAAAGCTTAAGAGAGCCATTAGAGGATTTTAAAATTCTTATTTCAAGAGTTAATGCCAAAGTGATTTATGAGACTAAATTTTTATTTGCTTGCGCGCAAAATCCCTGTCCTTGCGGAAATTTGTTTTCTAAAAGTCTTGCATGTTGTTGTCAAGAGATAGAAATTAAAAAATATAAAAATAAAATTTCATCTCCTATTTTAGACAGGATTGATCTTTATGTGGCTATGGATGAGATTTCACATGAAGACAAAACAAGCTTAAGCTCTGAGCAAATGAGTAAAATGGTTTTTAAAGGATTTTTATTTCAAAAGCAAAGAAAACAAGAAGAATTTAATGCTAAATTAAATGATGAGCAGATGAAACAATTTTGTATTTTAGATTCTTCTGCGAATGAAATTTTACAAAAGGCTATAAGCTCATACAACCTTTCTCAAAGAGGGATCAATAAAACCATAAAAGTAGCAAGGACCATTGCAGACTTAGAGCAAAGTGAGTTGATTTTGAAAACTCATATTTTAAAAGCACTAAGTTTTAGAATGAGAACTACATAG
- the def gene encoding peptide deformylase, which translates to MIRKIITYPNPRLFLQSQKIEKFDNELHALLDDMYETMITNKGVGLAAIQVDVPVRALLVDIGDEEGEQKEDKQTLLEIINPTITPLDDEKIACNEGCLSIPGFYEDVMRYKNIQLDYQDRFGKAQSLEAHEFLAVAIQHEVDHLDGHLFIEKLSFLKRQKFDKDFKKKSKKNK; encoded by the coding sequence ATGATAAGAAAAATAATCACCTATCCTAATCCGAGATTGTTTTTGCAATCTCAAAAAATAGAAAAATTTGACAATGAGTTACATGCGCTGTTAGATGATATGTATGAAACTATGATAACAAATAAAGGAGTTGGTTTGGCTGCCATTCAGGTAGATGTGCCAGTTAGAGCTTTGCTTGTAGATATTGGAGATGAAGAAGGTGAACAAAAAGAAGACAAGCAGACTCTTTTGGAAATTATTAATCCTACCATAACACCTTTGGACGATGAAAAAATTGCTTGCAATGAGGGTTGTTTAAGTATACCAGGTTTTTATGAAGATGTAATGCGTTATAAAAATATACAACTTGATTATCAAGATAGGTTTGGTAAAGCACAAAGCTTAGAGGCGCATGAATTTTTAGCAGTAGCTATTCAGCATGAAGTTGATCATCTTGATGGGCATTTATTTATAGAAAAACTTTCTTTTTTAAAACGCCAAAAATTTGATAAAGATTTTAAAAAAAAATCCAAAAAAAATAAATGA